Part of the Gadus macrocephalus chromosome 22, ASM3116895v1 genome, TGGTGATTTAATCATGATGAGGGGGCTGTTCTATCACGCGTGCATCACACTTTGAACAATGGTTTCTGGTTGATGCATTTTCTCTGCTTTTAGTAAACAGATTGTAGGCGCCTTACTCCGTTCTCAAAAGAGAATGACGTACGCCTTGTTTAGCAGTAGACTATACTGTTATATACTGTACTATTCTTTAATGCACAGTAGTACCAGActagacggtgtgtgtgtgtttgtgtgtgtctgtgtcaatgcattcatgtgtgtctgtatcctttatgtgtgtctgtgtgtgagcgaaAGACCATGctatgtggttgtttgtgtaagcatgtgtgtgtgtgtgtgcatttgacgGAGTCACCGTTATCAGTGCTGTCCCATGCACGTCTTTTACCTTGACACTGTAGCAGAAGAAGTAATACAATACGTCTGAAATGTGTGTGTCCAAAGTGAACCCTCCGGGATATTGTCTTTTATCCAGGGATCCAACCAACTTATGATTGCAGTCGCGGcattggttttgtgtgtgtgtttgtgcatgtgtgtgcatgcgtgtgtgtgtcttcatgtctgtatgtgtgtatgcgcgtttgtttgtgcgtaggtgcgtgcgtgtggctgtgtgtgtgtgcttacgcgtgtgtgtgggtatgttggTGCATGagcgtgtgcaagtgtgtgcgtctgtatgcgtgcgtgtgtgtgtgtgtgtgtgtgtgtgtgcgtgtctctgtgtatgcgtgtgtctgtgtgagtgcgtgggtctctgtgtgtgtgcgtgtgtgtgtgtgtgtgtgtgcgtgtgtgtgttcgtgaccGCATAGGGATTCCCCCgttcccctccccaccaccgcCCTCCCCTAATGTCggccttcccccccctctctgtcaccCAGCGATCACCATGACGACAGACGAGGCAGCGGACAgccagcagcagaagaagaagcgcGGCCAGCGGCCCGCcgaggagccggaggagggcGGCCGGGACCACGGGCCCCCCGCCgagcccggccccgcccccgccgcgccCGACcccgaggaggaggcggagctccgGCCCCGACCCCGCGGCCTCTCgcgcctcttctcctccttcctgaAGCGCCGCTCGCAGCACGAGGAGGGGGGCCAGGCCGGGGGGCCGGGCGACAGCAGCGCCGGGGGCAAGGAGCCCAAGGCGCCCATCGCCGACCCCGAGCCCGAGCTGaaggcggagggggagggggagggggaggtggcggCCGACCAGCGCTCCGTCAGCAGCGCCGAGGCCCAGGTGAGCGGGGGGGGCGCCCCCTGGTGTCAGGGGGAGGTACGGCCTCCCCCCATGGCCCCTGTACGTTAGGGAGATATGAACTGAGATGCGTCTCTCCTCTGGGTGGGGAATCGCTGACTGGCTGCGATCGATGGCACGTTCAAATCACGAGAGAACAAGATTGTGTTATTTGTCATAAGATAAGTCGTACTTTAACGGGACATGTGGCTTTCAGGGCAAATGTACAGGACAGGAATAAGAATGAAGAGACGCAAACTGTCTGAATATGGTTCTATAACGTTATAAACATTCTAATAATAAAAGATGCAGGGTTATTTTTGGCATGCCCTGGAGACAGTGGCTGtcataaaaacacatttcaggTCCATTGGTTCGGTTCCATACCGGTCCACACAGAAGCCTTTGATAGAAGAGAAGAACAAGGCCTGACAGCCCCGTGTCTGAGAGACGTCTCAGTGAGAAGAACTGACCCTCAAGCGGTCTGAACTGGGCCGGGATGTTGTTATGTCAGGTCGTCGAAAAACAACCTGACAACACCTAGAATGTTCCCTGAAAAACACAAACTATCACTTCTCTCATTTTCAGTAAATTGCATCTTATTAAAATATTTgactgtatattttattttaagtatCTTAAGCGAGACAACCCTTTTGCAGCAAGACAAGAGCTGGATTAAAACATTGAATCCTTTGGTGTTCTACATGAGTATTGTTGACTCCTGTCTTCCCTTTGGGTgcctcctcgtctctcctcaGCCTGCCCAGGTGGAGCCCAACGAGGACGAGAGGTCAGACAGTGAGGACGAAGGAGACAAGGAGCCGGAGAAAGGCCAGGAGGGGAGCTCTGAGAAGGGCcctgagcaggaggaggagcctgtggagggaggagggggagggggaggagggggaggaggggagaaagagggcgagggcggagagggggagacggaggggaagAAGGACATCGCgtcggaggaggggggagaggccaAGGCGGTGAAGGCGGCGCGGCGACCCAGGATCATGCAGATCAAAGTCAGCCTGCTGGACCACACTCTGTTTGAGTGTGAGCTGGATGtaagaacaacacaacacaacacaacacaacacaacacaacacaacacaacacaacacaacaagacaGCACACAGATCAGAGGCAGCCTGCTGGACCACACTCTGTTTGAGTGTGAGCTGGATGtaagaacaacacaacacaacacaacacaacacaacacaacacaacacaacacaacacaacaagacaGCACACAGATCAGAGTCAGCCTGCTGGACCACACTCTGTTTGAGTGTGAGCTGGATGtaagaacaacacaacacaacacaacaagacacaacacaacaagacatgacacaacacacatctCAACAAACAAGACACAAGACAAGACACAAtacacccccccaaaaaagaccCCCCTCCTGTGAGACGTAGTATTCTCATTGgaaatgcttttgttttggATGGACAGCTGCAAAACAGAATCccccttgtgtgtgcgtgtgtgtgctgcatgtttgtgtgtgtgtgtgtgtgtgtgtgtgtgtgtgtgtgtgtgtgtgtgtgtgtgtgtgtgtgtgtgtgtgtgtgtgtgtgtgcgcgtgtttgtgtgtgtgtgtgtgtgtgtgtgtgtgtgtgtgtgtgtgtgtgtgtgtgtgtgtgtgtgtgtgtgtgtgtgtgtgtgtgtgtgtgtgtgtgtgtgtgtgtgtgtgtgtgtgtgtgtgtggaggagacaGGGCTGATGATAAGGCGGGGGAGGGAACATGTTCCTTTGTGGTCTCTTCTCTGTTTGCACCATCTGCTAATTCATTAAATTCCTGTGATTAGCCACTAGATCAATTTAATACAACAAATTATGTACAGTGTTAGCCAATATATACAATGATCCCCAATGATCAGCTGATGTGTTGTAATTAAAGACTTCTGCCTgcatgactgtctgtctgtctgtcttgcctgtctttctttctgtccaCCTGTCCGTCTCCTTTTCATGGCTACTGCCtacctgtctttctcctgtcttccggtctgcctgtctgtaaccctgtctgtcttcctgcccgtctccctgtctgtctacctgtctgtgtgtctgcctgtctgtctgcctgtgatGTAGAAACATGCCAAAGGCCAGGACCtgtttgtgagggtgtgtgacCACCTCAACCTGCTGGAGAGAGACTACTACGGCCTGGCCATCTGGGAGACCCCCAGCATGAAGGTGGGTCTGGGACGGCCTGTCCTCTCCCTCACACCGGGCCTTATGCTCTGCCCTCTCAATCTCTGGGAATTTTACAAGCACACCATGCCAACTCTTCTGATGTAAAGACGTTTGTGAGCAAGACACAAGTCACTAACAGTCTCAGATAAGAGAGGCACACGTACACAGCTTGAGATGCAGGAAAACAAACATTCAGAATTCCTCCCACGGGAAGTGGAAGAAATGTCTATCAAATAGTGACGTTATCCTATAACGGTTTGATTTACCTTGTTCTGTTGTctaaacaaaggattttttgtCTGGGATGGACGGATCAGCAAAAGGACAGAAGTCAGACTCTATAGCTCACCTTTTAGAGCTCTTATCTGGAATAGAGCAAACAGGGCCACTGTGCTACACCCTGCTCATCCAATATGACAGACTGACTCTTTAAGAGATCTTATCTGGAACAGAGTAAACAGGCCCCCTAAACCCTGGTCATCCAATGGGACAGACAGACTATTTTTACAGCTCTAATCTGTAGTAGAGTAAACAGGCCCACTACACCCTGGTCATCCATTGGGACAGACCGACTCTTCTTAGAGCTCTTATCTGGGAAAGAGTAAACAGGCCCGCCACAACCTGCTCATCCAACGTGTTTCCCTCCTAGGTCTGGATGGACTTCACCAAGGAGATCCGTCGGCAGGTGCAAGGTGAGATCGCGGTGTTATTCAGGGAGGAGGTGTCCAGTACACCATGATACACTGTGCTTCATCAGGGATTCCTTGTTTCTGCTCTTGTCTCAGGCACCGACTACAACTTCACCTTCAATGTGAAGTTCTACCCCCCTGACCCTGCCCAGCTGTCGGAGGACATCACAAGGTGCCAGGATGAGTGTTGTGGTAGTGCAGGAATGTTTCTAGATGATGATGTTGCTATGGATGTGCATTATCTGACCTGTGGTTCCCGAAACAGatgctttgtgttttgtttggggCGCGGTTTAAAGGGATGAGCCGATCATATGCTAGTATCGACATTGATGCATCACATAGACAAGACCTTTGTGGCATGCAAACAAGTGTTGCACAGTAAGAAATGGTTAtagaaacacaaatataaatactGAAACGCAAAGGTGCAAGACCTATTATTCTGAATGTTTACGTGCTTTAATGCAAATAAACAAAGACTACATAATACGTTTGCAGTTGAAAAAAGTAAAACTCCCAAAGAAACCATCTTCACCTGTAATGAATCGTGATCGTCTATGGCTCTTTATAGCGATGTGATTGGCCTTCCAGACAATGGTACAATAGGCTTTGACTGATATTAACCTATTGGCGTCCTGGTTGCCTCTTGGGTCCTGCCCTAGGTCCTACCTGTGTGATATTAACCTATAGGCGTCCTCGTTGTCTCTTGGGTATTATATTAACCTATGGGCATCCTCGTTGCATCTTGGGTATTGACCCATGGGCTTCCTCGTTGCCACTTGGGTATTGACCTATCGGTGTCCTCGTTACCTCTCTGGTCCCGCCCTAGGTACTACCTGTGTGATATTAACCTATCGGTGTCCCCGTTGCCTCTCTGGTCCCGCCCTAGGTACTACCTGTGTGATATTAACCTATCGGTGTCCCCGTTGCCTCTCTGGTCCCCTCCTAGGTACTACCTGTGTCTCCAGCTCCGTAAGGACATCCTGGCGGGCAGGCTGCCCTGCTCCTTCGTCACCCTGGCGCTGCTGGGGTCCTACGCCCTGCAGTCGGAGCTGGGCGAGTACGACGCCGAGACGCACCCCCCCGACTACGCCAAGAGCATGAAGCTGGCTCAGGGCCAGACcacggagctggaggagaagatgaTGGAGCTGCATCGCACCTACAGGTCAGTGGGGGGCGCTCCGTCACAAAGGATGACTGATTCAAtcaaacacaacgagaaagctCGAACCCGTCCTGCTTTCAGATAACTGCTTTTAAAAAGTGTTTCTTATACCTGAATTTATAGCtgaatgaatgcatgtgtgtgtgtgtgtgtgtgtgtgtgtgtgtgtgtgtgtgtgtgtgtgtgtgtgtgtgtgtgagcgcacgcatgtgtgtgtgtgagcgcacgcatgtgtgtgcgtgcgcgctcgcgcgcatgtgtgtgcgtgcgcgctcgcgcgcgtgtgtgtgtgtgtgtgtgtgtgtgtgtgtgtgtgtgtgtgtgtgtgtgtgtgtgtgtgtgtgtgtgtgtgtgtgtgtgtgtgtgtgtgtgtgtgtgtgtgtgtgtgtgtgtgtgtgtgtgtgtgtacatttgatCTGTGTTATCTATTCTCTCACATGGTCCCCAGGGCCTTAAGCTTAAACATTTCAGGGCTCAGTCTAATCCTGTGTTTCTTTATTTCTGAAAATAAACTTGAACTCTTGACCTGGAACTAGATCGATGAGCCCAGCACAGGCGGACATGATGTTCCTGGAGAACGCCAAGAAGCTCTCCATGTACGGAGTGGACCTCCACCAGGCCAAGGTAAACCCCTGTGGCCCGGACCCCAGGCCGGTAGACCCCCGCGGCCCGGACCCATAGCTATCACCCCCATCCCTGCTCATAGGACACCTGCAGCAGCAGGCCAGCCTGCTTTCCAGCCCCAGAATGACCTAAATCAACACATTGGGACACTTGATACGTCTTTTGGTATCTGCGTTATAAAATATTGGAAAGGCACCaaaagtctgtaaaacacaagGCTATCCTGGCTAGCAGAAACTAGGTCAAACTGTTTCCATCAAAACACAGATTTTAAGTATGGAGGCATTCAAGGAGTCTAGTACCCCCTTGTGTACAATAGGGAACATTGCGCTTAACCTTTACATGAGCTTTTAAAATCTTTAAACAAATACATTCACCTTACTTTCTTTGTATCcataatttctctctctcttctctctctctctctctctctctctctctctctctctctctctctctctctctctctctctctctccatctctctcccccccaccactctctctctctcccccccaccactctctctctctccccccccttatAGGACCTGGACGGGGTCGACATCACGCTGGGTGTGTGCTCCAGTGGGCTGATGGTGTACAAAGACAAGCTGCGGATCAACCGCTTCCCCTGGCCCAAGGTGCTGAAGGTGTCCTACAAGCGCAGCAGCTTCTTCATTAAGATCAGGCCCTctgaggtaacacacacacacacacacacacacacacacacacacacacacacacacacacacacacacacacacacacacacacacacacacacacacacacacacacacacacacacacaggctctcaATCTGTCATCTCTAACTAGGGCACctttatccacacacacacacaaactcctgtCGCAAGTAACTAGTGCAACTTTAAACacatcacacatacaaacacaagcatgcacgcacacccacacaaataatCACACTCATAAACGTTCCTGTCGCCAGTAACTAGTGCATCTTTAAACAtgctcacatatacacacatatacacacacacacactcacacacgctccTGTCATCACATACTACTAGAGCTTTAaacaccctcaaacacacacacacacacacacacacacacacacacacacacacacacacacacacacacacacacacacacacacacacacacacacacacacacacacacacactctaacgtGAAGCCTTGTGTGTCTTCAGCTGGAGCTATATGAAAGTGCCATCGGCTTCAAGCTACCCAACTACAAGGCGGCCAAGAAGCTCTGGAAGGTTTCTGTGGAGCATCATACATTCTTCAGGTatgatacatatataatataatataatatgaaaaaaaaaaatatatatatatactgtatgtataataTTTGAATTTACTTTGGTGACTTTCTTATGTGAAACCCAGTCAATATGTTTCACTGGGTAAGAAACTGTTGCGCAAGGCGCCGTCTTGGTGCCAACGCTAGCAATCTATCTTGTTTTCTCAACACTGGCTGCCTATCTCGGTCCCAGACCTAGCCACctatcttcttcctcttccactGATGGTGCTTTAGGTAATGGGGTCTATTCTGTGTACCTTTGCAGGCTGACCTCCACGGAGGTGGCGACCACGCCCAGGAAGTTCCTGGCCCTGGGCTCCAAGTTCCGGTACAGCGGGCGGACGCAGGCCCAGACACGCCAGGCCAGCTCGCTGATCGACCGGCCCGCCCCGCTCTTCCAGCGCTCGTCCAGCAAGAGGAACTCCCGGAGCCTGgacggaggtacacacacacacacacaccgcaccctCAGTGTTGGGAAGATGGGATGAGATGGTTACATCCAAGATAGGAAACAAGGTTTTAAGTGattttgcaattttcatcaaattgcaaaaaacaaataaagctTTTTTATTGTTACACAATCACTGCATTAGTATTCTGACATTTCAGAGATGTCAGTCACAAATGAAGTGTGAGAGTTAGATTCAAAACATAACCAGGGAAAGATTTCACCCAAAGTTCCCTCAAATGTGGGCCTTTGATACGTAAGTCCTAGGCAACAGAAAACCCCTTTAGAACAGCCCATTTAACATTAAAGGGCCATTGATTTGTTTTTGCTTTGAACTTGGTAATGATTCGATTTTGTAACTGTTGCTGAAATAAGTAATTTAGAGAAAACAGGTGTAAATTCCTATGCTTTCGCCAGTCTACCCAAAACACTCTGTGAACATTCCACTCTGCTCCGAACGCAGGCGGCGTTCTTTTCATTAGGTTTCGTGCACAAACGCAGCGCAgtttgtgtggacgtgtggagctctgtctgggcagcggtgGACTAGGGCTTCTGAGAGAAAGTTCAGCGAGGACACTTTTGTTTTGTGCGGAGGTTAGGAGCTCATTCTGGGCAGCTGTATATTTTTGAGTTTGTCCGAGAAAAGTTTAGGCTTCCCAGACACCTTTACTATTACGCTGAGTTGTGTGGTGCTtttcatatacaacatcgctcattataacATCAAACACAAGGACGGTACTTATATAGTATCACAAAGTTGGCAAGgatcgtaaccatggggatagtACACCCCCTTCTTTCCTAGAACTCTGAGCCCAAAACAATATTTTTAAGATCTCATAGTGTTTATAATCCAGCTGAAACAGATGGTTCATGAATGTGTAAGAAGCTTTCTTTACATCCAtcatagctctctctctgttttgaaTCCAACCCATTAAATCCTCCCGTGTCTGATTCTGCCCGCCCTTCCTAGAGAGAGTGGGCGTGAATGAGGTGAAAATTGTGGAAGGCATTCCAAATTGTGTGCATTTTATAACGGACCGTGATTATGCTTCAAACACACTCAGTACGGGTCTCCATTTGATGTCGGACTTTGCAGTGACTTGACAGTCTGCCTTTTGGGCCAAAAACAAATCGATATGCCATCTGGTGGAGGCAATCAGAGGGTCCCTTGACGCTCTGTGCCGGTGCTTCTCCAATAAGCCCCCGGTCTGTCTCCCAGTGCTGCGGTGGCCAGCAGCACTGTGTCCtctaaaacaacacaaataagtTTGCTTCCTCGTCCTGCCCCTGGGCTCCGCTGAATGTGCTGCGTCGCCTTCTGTCACCGTCCCCCTTCCCTCACCACTTAATGTGCTCCCTGTGAGCAGCACCAAACTTCACCTTCTCATTGAAACCGATCCATGTACACTGAATGACGACGCCGTTTATGAGTAAAAAGTGGTGAGTTAGCGTTATGGCGTCCGCCAACAAATAATCAGGCTCTGCAATGTTTTACTACTAACTGCCTGGAGCACCTTCTGTTCAGCATGGTGAGATTCAAAGGGCATCTGAGCAGGAAGAGACACGCCCATTTATGGAACAGTATGATTTCCGTGAAGCCTCAATGACTCTTTTGATTCTCGATCGTCCCGCTAATAGTTCCATCGTCACCATGAGACGACCCTCGTCACCCCGAGGTTAATCCGTGTTGTCCGCTCTCCGCCTCAACGTCTCTCTCCGTAGCCATGGCGACCACCCCGGACAAGAACAGCCGTCCCGTCAGCGCGCCCATCATGTCCCCCGTGTCGCCGGACGCGGCCCCCTCGCCGCTGCCCTCCGGGGGCCCCCCCCTGCGGGGCCTCCAGCGCCACATCGCCGGCCCCAAAGAGCGCCAGTCGCGCTCCGCCGACAGGAGGGCCACCAACGTGAAGACGGAGAGGCCCCCCGAAGCCGCCAAGACCCAGAGCCCCCGACCCGAGTCCACGCCGGACATCAAggtatgggagggggggggggggggggggggggcgaggcctCAGGATCCATCCTCAGGGACTGAGGAGACACAGTGCATTGGTGCTTCACAGATTTAACGTCTTGTCTCCACGTTATTGCCACGCACAACGATGAGCATGCCGCCGCCTAGCGGCCACTCACTGTAGTGCAGCCCTCTGCGGCCTGTGGGGGGCGCTGTTCTGAGCTCTGTCTGTGCCACCAGTCGGTGGCCAGGAGGGAGCGGAGGCCCTCCCCCGCCCTGAACGCCAccaacggggagagagagaagaagagccaggtgtgtgtgtgtgtgtgtgtgtgtgtgtgtgtgtgtgtgtgtgtgtgtgtgtgtgtgtgtgtgtgtgtgtgtgtgtgtgtgtactcactaAGGCACCGATGATGAGAGCACTGTGAGACTGCGAGGAATGTGTGGACTAAAGCAATAACACATGGACAGTATGCTTCCATACCAATGGGTGTCATTTAGAggggctgtaggtaagatttagGAGCTATCATTTTGGCAATTTGCCTAAAAACCCTCCTACAGCTATTCTTAGTGAGTGATTTGCTCTGACAGAATATCTGTTCTGGTTGACTGCCTCTGTAGGAGATCCTTTACATTTATGACCACTTCCTGCttgtttctgaccaatcagggcatctcttttCGCTGATTGGTTGCGGGGGATCCATCCAccgaaggagcagagagggagggaagggtttTGGGTGAAAATTCTTGCACTCTTCTGCGGTTTTCTTTCCGTTATTTGCAACCCTCAGATCTTACTTACAGCAGCCGCAATCCAATAGtttatttcacttgcacaacataTAGGTCAAAGAGCAGCTCAAGGTGCTTGATGTGAATATCAAAGTGATGGTTCTGTGTATGATTCGCAGCCTCTATATGGATTCAAGACGGACTCTAACATGATTGTGATGTTTTTCCCTccttgttttgggggggggggttgcagaaGCAGCATTCCCCCCGAGACAGAAACAAGGCAGAGACGGTGCGAGGGTGGAAGGTTAGAATGAGTTCTTCAGCCGACTGATCCCTCACTCATACGCTGCTCTCTGCATCTGCTCGCACATCTGCGCACTTAAGATGATGCTTCAGGCTTGTTGTGCTTTTCTTTCTTAAAGGGATGTTCAAAAAAGATGTGACGCAAACGTGAGCCACGGACTGCCCCTGACtgcccctgactgctcctgtgttgtgttgttcattctGTGGATGTTTGTTCTCTGGTCTTGTCCCTGGTTCTGCAGACCCATGAATGTTTGACCTTTCCCTGTATAAGAGCATGCTACGGAATACATTTTCTCCTCAAACATTTAACTACAGGGCCCTTGTTCTAGTATAAATCCACATTATTACACAAAATGATGTATAATGAAATTATGTGCTCTCAATGAACTCTTGAACCAGATTAAGGCATTGTTAGTGAAACGATTCTCTTTTAGGCAATTGTCACACTTTCAAGTTTTATAAGTATGCGCCGCAAAGTGGCAACACTTAAATGAAGAGCAGCAGTATTTGACTAAGTTTGATTCAGACACAGATCAGTCCAGGCTCCTGATCCCTAAACAAGAGTGTCTCTAGCTACCTCTCAAGCTAGCCGACGTGCCGCTCGGGCGTAAGACAGGCAGACACGGCACTGGTGTTTCCACGGTAACATCGCAGGCTGATGGGACGCCGGCTCTCTTTCTGAATTGGGAACCCATCCATTTTGTGTGCAGCCGGAGACCTTTGAGGCTTCAGCACTAGTGCCATGCTCCAGTTGGCCCACTCGTGCCCTTTATAGTGCACTATATGGGCTGTAATAATATAAGCCCTGCACTATATGGgctgtaataatataatataagggTACAAATCTGATTCTCTATAGGGTGCAGCACTGTGTAACCATAATGCAAATTAAAAGAGGCGCACGACCGATGTCGACGCTATATCCCCTGATGCCTGGTGGTGTCTTGGATTCATCCAGTAGAGAATAGTAGACGAGTCCAGAACAGACTCTATGCACACCAGATGCCACAGGGGGACATCAAGCACGTGTTGAGACGGACTCACGGCCAAATGGAATGCAGCCCAGTTGACACCGGTGCAGTGTGTCTCAGACACAAGCCGTgaggtcatatatatatatgtttagatatatatatcaacatgtatgtatctatgtatgtgtgtgtgtgtgtgtgtgtgtgtgtgtgtgtgtgtgtgtgtgtgtgtgtgtgtgtgtgtgtgtgtgtgtgtgtgtgtgtgtgtgtgtgtgtgtgtgtgtgtgtgtgtgtgtgtgtgtgtgtgtctgtgagggaCATGGACGTGAACGTCATGTTCACACTGCATAGAAGCCCCGTCTGAGAGTGTCGCTCCCAGCACTGCGTTGATGCCCACTGCAGTGttctcctccccccgccccccctgtgAGATGCGGGGGCTATGCAGGCAGCCGGTGCATGCTCCCGGCCCCCCGCTGTCACCCCCTGCCCGTGGCCCCCACCACGTGCTTctcaggggcggggggggggccgacGGCTCCTCCTGCATGGGGCTGCTCTGTcttcacaaccccccccctttAACCATAGCAGCTTCATTTGCTTTCCATTATTTGATATACTCAGTCACATCCTTTCTTTTTTGCTTGGGTTGCTGAAGCAGGATGAGTACATTTGCTAATGTCTTCAACCTCTCAAAGAGCCGCCCTCTTCCTTATGTCCCCACAGAAACGAGCTAAGAAACTAGAGGGAGAAACTATTTATATCAGGCATAGCAATTTAATGTTGGAGGTTTGTATTCAACTTCTAGAATGCCCACTTCCTCTTTTAATCTTTTGTCAACTGTTTCTCTGTTTGCATGGATGTTGTGTTGTGCATttatgatttgtttttgttgtgatttctatctatctttctagcTACCTAGTTTTCGACTAAACCCTAACGGCCTGGCATGCACTATTTTTCTTTCTAACGCTAATGCAAGTAGCTCCATCGTTTCTACTCCATGTTGTCTTGCTCGTGCGTTGGCATCATTTGACAAATACACCACTAGGAGGAACGCCGTCGTTTCAACAAGATGCTTCTTATGGCACACGATTGTCCAACTCTGTTGAGCACATGTATCTGTAAAGAACGTGTGCCAGTGAGAGCTGTTATGCTGCAACGACCTCAAAGATGTTCTTCTACGTTGCCTTGTCCTTAATTAGCCAAGGAATTCaaccactgttttttttttaagacacaCTCTTAGAAACACTGAGTTGAAAACACTCTTAGTTGTGTATTTTTCAAAATGTTTGCCAGTTGTTTCATACTGTTTCAT contains:
- the epb41a gene encoding protein 4.1 isoform X3; the protein is MTTDEAADSQQQKKKRGQRPAEEPEEGGRDHGPPAEPGPAPAAPDPEEEAELRPRPRGLSRLFSSFLKRRSQHEEGGQAGGPGDSSAGGKEPKAPIADPEPELKAEGEGEGEVAADQRSVSSAEAQPAQVEPNEDERSDSEDEGDKEPEKGQEGSSEKGPEQEEEPVEGGGGGGGGGGGEKEGEGGEGETEGKKDIASEEGGEAKAVKAARRPRIMQIKVSLLDHTLFECELDKHAKGQDLFVRVCDHLNLLERDYYGLAIWETPSMKVWMDFTKEIRRQVQGTDYNFTFNVKFYPPDPAQLSEDITRYYLCLQLRKDILAGRLPCSFVTLALLGSYALQSELGEYDAETHPPDYAKSMKLAQGQTTELEEKMMELHRTYRSMSPAQADMMFLENAKKLSMYGVDLHQAKDLDGVDITLGVCSSGLMVYKDKLRINRFPWPKVLKVSYKRSSFFIKIRPSELELYESAIGFKLPNYKAAKKLWKVSVEHHTFFRLTSTEVATTPRKFLALGSKFRYSGRTQAQTRQASSLIDRPAPLFQRSSSKRNSRSLDGAMATTPDKNSRPVSAPIMSPVSPDAAPSPLPSGGPPLRGLQRHIAGPKERQSRSADRRATNVKTERPPEAAKTQSPRPESTPDIKLPSFRLNPNGLACTIFLSNANASSSIVSTPCCLARALASFDKYTTRRNAVVSTRCFLWHTIVQLC
- the epb41a gene encoding protein 4.1 isoform X2, translated to MTTDEAADSQQQKKKRGQRPAEEPEEGGRDHGPPAEPGPAPAAPDPEEEAELRPRPRGLSRLFSSFLKRRSQHEEGGQAGGPGDSSAGGKEPKAPIADPEPELKAEGEGEGEVAADQRSVSSAEAQPAQVEPNEDERSDSEDEGDKEPEKGQEGSSEKGPEQEEEPVEGGGGGGGGGGGEKEGEGGEGETEGKKDIASEEGGEAKAVKAARRPRIMQIKVSLLDHTLFECELDKHAKGQDLFVRVCDHLNLLERDYYGLAIWETPSMKVWMDFTKEIRRQVQGTDYNFTFNVKFYPPDPAQLSEDITRYYLCLQLRKDILAGRLPCSFVTLALLGSYALQSELGEYDAETHPPDYAKSMKLAQGQTTELEEKMMELHRTYRSMSPAQADMMFLENAKKLSMYGVDLHQAKDLDGVDITLGVCSSGLMVYKDKLRINRFPWPKVLKVSYKRSSFFIKIRPSELELYESAIGFKLPNYKAAKKLWKVSVEHHTFFRLTSTEVATTPRKFLALGSKFRYSGRTQAQTRQASSLIDRPAPLFQRSSSKRNSRSLDGAMATTPDKNSRPVSAPIMSPVSPDAAPSPLPSGGPPLRGLQRHIAGPKERQSRSADRRATNVKTERPPEAAKTQSPRPESTPDIKKQHSPRDRNKAETVRGWKKRAKKLEGETIYIRHSNLMLEVCIQLLECPLPLLIFCQLFLCLHGCCVVHL
- the epb41a gene encoding protein 4.1 isoform X4; this translates as MTTDEAADSQQQKKKRGQRPAEEPEEGGRDHGPPAEPGPAPAAPDPEEEAELRPRPRGLSRLFSSFLKRRSQHEEGGQAGGPGDSSAGGKEPKAPIADPEPELKAEGEGEGEVAADQRSVSSAEAQPAQVEPNEDERSDSEDEGDKEPEKGQEGSSEKGPEQEEEPVEGGGGGGGGGGGEKEGEGGEGETEGKKDIASEEGGEAKAVKAARRPRIMQIKVSLLDHTLFECELDKHAKGQDLFVRVCDHLNLLERDYYGLAIWETPSMKVWMDFTKEIRRQVQGTDYNFTFNVKFYPPDPAQLSEDITRYYLCLQLRKDILAGRLPCSFVTLALLGSYALQSELGEYDAETHPPDYAKSMKLAQGQTTELEEKMMELHRTYRSMSPAQADMMFLENAKKLSMYGVDLHQAKDLDGVDITLGVCSSGLMVYKDKLRINRFPWPKVLKVSYKRSSFFIKIRPSELELYESAIGFKLPNYKAAKKLWKVSVEHHTFFRLTSTEVATTPRKFLALGSKFRYSGRTQAQTRQASSLIDRPAPLFQRSSSKRNSRSLDGAMATTPDKNSRPVSAPIMSPVSPDAAPSPLPSGGPPLRGLQRHIAGPKERQSRSADRRATNVKTERPPEAAKTQSPRPESTPDIKKRAKKLEGETIYIRHSNLMLEVCIQLLECPLPLLIFCQLFLCLHGCCVVHL
- the epb41a gene encoding protein 4.1 isoform X1; this encodes MQIKVSLLDHTLFECELDKHAKGQDLFVRVCDHLNLLERDYYGLAIWETPSMKVWMDFTKEIRRQVQGTDYNFTFNVKFYPPDPAQLSEDITRYYLCLQLRKDILAGRLPCSFVTLALLGSYALQSELGEYDAETHPPDYAKSMKLAQGQTTELEEKMMELHRTYRSMSPAQADMMFLENAKKLSMYGVDLHQAKDLDGVDITLGVCSSGLMVYKDKLRINRFPWPKVLKVSYKRSSFFIKIRPSELELYESAIGFKLPNYKAAKKLWKVSVEHHTFFRLTSTEVATTPRKFLALGSKFRYSGRTQAQTRQASSLIDRPAPLFQRSSSKRNSRSLDGAMATTPDKNSRPVSAPIMSPVSPDAAPSPLPSGGPPLRGLQRHIAGPKERQSRSADRRATNVKTERPPEAAKTQSPRPESTPDIKSVARRERRPSPALNATNGEREKKSQKQHSPRDRNKAETVRGWKKRAKKLEGETIYIRHSNLMLEVCIQLLECPLPLLIFCQLFLCLHGCCVVHL